One window of the Mycobacterium haemophilum DSM 44634 genome contains the following:
- a CDS encoding nitroreductase family protein, translated as MTLNLSVDEVLTTTRSVRKRLDFDKPVLRDVLMECLQLALQAPTGANAQGWQWVFVEDADKRKVIGDIYLANARGYLSQPAPEYPDGDTRGERMGLVRDSATYLAEHMHEAPVLLIPCLQGRVEQAPLGLSASFWASLFPAVWSFCLALRSRGLGTCWTTLHLLGDGEQQVAEVLGIPSDKYSQGGLFPIAYTKGTDFRAAKRLPAENVTHWDTW; from the coding sequence ATGACTCTCAACCTGTCCGTCGACGAAGTTCTCACCACTACCCGCTCGGTGCGCAAACGGCTTGACTTCGACAAACCGGTGCTTCGCGACGTGTTGATGGAATGCCTACAGCTGGCGCTGCAGGCGCCCACCGGGGCCAACGCGCAGGGCTGGCAATGGGTGTTCGTCGAGGACGCCGACAAGCGCAAGGTGATCGGTGACATCTACCTGGCCAATGCCCGCGGCTACCTCAGCCAGCCCGCACCCGAGTACCCCGACGGCGACACTCGCGGTGAGCGGATGGGGCTGGTGCGCGATTCCGCGACCTATCTCGCCGAGCACATGCACGAGGCGCCGGTGCTGCTGATCCCCTGCCTGCAGGGCCGGGTGGAGCAGGCTCCGCTGGGATTGAGTGCTTCGTTCTGGGCGTCGCTGTTCCCCGCGGTCTGGAGCTTCTGCCTGGCGCTGCGTTCGCGAGGACTGGGCACCTGTTGGACGACGCTGCACCTGCTCGGCGACGGCGAGCAGCAGGTGGCTGAGGTGCTCGGCATTCCCTCCGACAAGTACAGCCAGGGCGGGCTGTTTCCCATCGCCTACACCAAAGGAACTGACTTCCGGGCGGCCAAGCGGCTGCCCGCCGAGAACGTCACGCACTGGGACACCTGGTAA
- a CDS encoding TIGR03667 family PPOX class F420-dependent oxidoreductase: protein MTIELTQEVSSRLTSDHYGWLTTVTKSGQPVPRLVWFYFDGANLTVYSMPRAGKVAHIMAHPQVSLNLDSTGDGGGIVVVGGTAAVVATDVDCRTDEPYWAKYREDAARFGLTEAMAEYSTRLMITPTKVWTTPTG, encoded by the coding sequence ATGACTATCGAACTGACACAAGAGGTTTCCAGCCGGCTCACCTCGGACCATTACGGGTGGCTGACCACCGTCACCAAATCGGGGCAGCCCGTGCCGCGGCTGGTGTGGTTCTACTTCGACGGAGCCAATCTGACGGTGTACTCCATGCCGCGGGCAGGCAAGGTCGCCCATATCATGGCGCATCCCCAGGTGAGCCTGAACTTGGATTCCACCGGCGATGGCGGCGGCATCGTCGTCGTCGGCGGTACTGCCGCGGTGGTGGCCACCGATGTCGACTGCCGTACCGACGAGCCCTATTGGGCGAAGTACCGCGAGGACGCCGCAAGGTTCGGCCTGACCGAAGCGATGGCTGAATACAGCACCCGGCTGATGATCACCCCGACCAAGGTGTGGACCACGCCGACGGGCTAG
- a CDS encoding tRNA (cytidine(34)-2'-O)-methyltransferase, translating into MFRLLFYSPRIASNTGNAIRTAAVTGCELHLVEPMGFDLSEPKLRRAGLDYHDLASVTVHASLPEAWDALSPARVFAFSTHASTVFTDVGYQAGDVLMFGPEPTGLDAATLADDHITQRVRIPMLPGRRSLNLANAAAVAVYEAWRQHGFVGAV; encoded by the coding sequence ATGTTCCGGTTGCTGTTTTATTCCCCGCGCATCGCTTCCAATACGGGTAACGCCATCCGGACCGCGGCGGTCACCGGCTGCGAATTGCATCTGGTCGAGCCGATGGGCTTCGACCTGTCCGAACCCAAGCTCCGACGGGCCGGACTGGACTATCACGACCTAGCCTCGGTCACCGTCCACGCCTCGCTGCCCGAGGCATGGGACGCGCTGTCGCCGGCGCGGGTCTTCGCGTTCAGCACCCACGCGAGCACCGTGTTCACCGACGTCGGCTACCAGGCCGGCGACGTGTTGATGTTCGGGCCCGAACCGACCGGGCTAGACGCGGCGACCCTGGCCGACGACCACATCACCCAGCGGGTGCGCATTCCCATGCTGCCGGGCCGGCGTTCACTGAACCTGGCCAACGCCGCCGCGGTGGCGGTGTACGAAGCGTGGCGGCAGCACGGGTTTGTCGGGGCCGTCTGA